A single region of the Pelobates fuscus isolate aPelFus1 chromosome 4, aPelFus1.pri, whole genome shotgun sequence genome encodes:
- the LOC134608179 gene encoding cathelicidin-related peptide Oh-Cath-like translates to MDGFLKIILTLGVSSVVTAAYLPTIPETNQNISALAITCTDYYNKGSSEDSIFQLDGTEHGTLIDKDPTFQQLTFIIKETRCKKSEENINKPCAFKEDGVVKQCTASIFPGDGDRKILVTCDTLYQNNKTKRAARANCKCICCFRDKNNNTCRKRLGCLSVIKRV, encoded by the exons ATGGACGGCTTTCTGAAGATTATCCTTACACTTGGGGTGAGCTCAGTGGTAACCGCTGCTTATCTACCCACAATTCCTGAGACTAATCAGAACATATCAGCCCTGGCAATAACCTGTACTGACTACTACAACAAGGGATCCAGTGAGGACTCAATCTTCCAGCTAGATGGCACCGAACATGGAACATTAATA GACAAAGATCCGACCTTCCAACAGCTCACTTTCATAATAAAGGAGACACGGTGTAAGAAATCAGAGGAAAACATCAACAAGCCGTGTGCTTTCAAAGAGGACGGA GTGGTAAAGCAGTGCACAGCATCCATTTTCCCTGGAGACGGAGACAGGAAAATTCTCGTTACCTGTGACACTTTGTATCAAAAC AACAAAACGAAAAGAGCTGCCAGAGCTAACTGCAAATGTATATGTTGTTTTCGcgacaaaaataataatacttgtcGCAAGAGACTAGGGTGTCTGAGTGTAATTAAAAGAGTCTAA